GATCGAGTTCCACGGCGGCGGTGGCAAGGCCATGGAGCCGAAGGTCGAGTCGGTGTCGAAGCCCGAACTGCCCTGGAAGAAGACGGTCACGCTGCGCGGCATCATGCCCGCGGCGGTCATGCCGGTCGCCGCCGACCCCGAGGGTGCCCAGGTCACATGCAAGATCATCCACAAGGGCAAGGTGATCGAGGAACAGAGTGCCGATGGTCTGGTGACCGCCGGCGGCTGCACCGCGGAGTCCCCGGTGGGGAAGTAACTCCGACGGGAGGTAACCCCGAATCGCGGGCCTTGAGGCGGGCCGGCGACCCGCACCCGGAGTTCCCGGCCGGACCTCAGGTGGACGACCTGAGTTCCGGCCGGACCTCAGGTGGACGAACCGAGTTCCGGCCGGACATCAGGCGGCGAACTCCGAGCGGTGGTCGCGAACCGTGCGGTCATCACCCCTCGTCGCCCAGCACTTCCCGCGCCCAAGCCAGTTGACGCCGCACCTGCACCGCGTCACCCCCCTCGTGCCCGTTGAACGGATACGCGTGGATCTCCTTGCGCGGCTCCGTGCCGGTCAGTTCGGCATAGCGGTTGAACGCGGCGTACGCCCCGCTCGGCGGGCAGACCGTGTCGCGCAGGCCGACGCCGAAGTGAGCCGGAGCCAGCGCGCGACGGGCGAAGGAGATGCCCTCGACGTAGGAGAGGGTGCGGTAGGCGTCGTGCTCGGCCCCCCGGCGGACGGAGAGGTAGGACGCGATCTCCCCGTACGGGCCCGCGTCCGTGAGGTCGAGCGCGCGGCGGATGCCGCACAGCAGCGGGGCGGTGACGAGCAGCGCCGCCAGGTCGGGGACGAGTCCCGCGACGGCGAGAGCCAGGCCGCCGCCCTGGCTGTTGCCGACGGCCACGGTCCGCGCGGGGTCGACGCCGGGCAGCTCCCGCACCGCCGTGACCGCGCGCACCGCATCCGTGATCAGACGGCGGTAGTGGTAATCCTCGGGAGCGAGCAGGCCGCGTACCGCCGGGCCGGGGCCGCCCGGGGCGGTGGCGTGCGGGTCGGGGGTGTCGCCGCCGCAGCCGTACTCGTCGCCCTGGCCGCGATTGTCCATCAGCAGGTGCGCGTACCCGGCGCTGACCCAGGTGAGGCGTTCGTGGGGGAGGCCCCGGCCGCGCCCGTACCCGGCGAACTCGACGACGGCGGGCAGGGGTTCACCGATATCGGCCGGCCTGCTGAACCAGGCACGCACCGGGTCGCCCGCGAAGCCCCGGAAGGTCACGTCCCAGGTCCGCGCCAGCCGCAGGCCCGTCTCCACCGGCCGCACCGACACCAGCGGGTCCGTCTGGCCGGCCTCCTTCAGCGTGCGCAGCCAGAACGCGTCGAAGTCGGCGGGCTCCCCGACGTCCGGGCGATGGCGCTCCAGTTCCGTCAGCGGCAGGTCGAACGCGGGCACGGCGGCACCTCGCAGGAGTCGGTCGTCATCCAGAAACTTGCGACGGACAACGGGCGGCAGGTCGCTGGGTCCTACCCAGGTTTGATGCGATTCCAACGCGGCACATACGCCCCAGCCGACTGCCGCAGTACCCATTGACAGCGCTTTCTGCTGCCCTTAAGTTGCCGCGAAGTTACCGGTAAGAGCTCGAAAGTTTCGGTTCCGCGTCCCATGCCCACGGGAGGCCCGAGCAATGAGCACGTCCACCACATCGGCCCCGCCGGGCACCGAGGACCCGCCTGAGGCCAGAGCCGCACCCCGACGCGGCAAGCCGGACCCCGCCTGGACCGGCTGGCGGCGGGCACTGCGCCGCGACTGGCAGTTGTACTCGCTGGCGATCCTGCCGCTGCTGTTCTTCCTGGTCTTCCGCTATCTGCCGATGATCGGCAACGTGATCGCCTTCCGGCGTTTCGAGCCGGGCGGGTCGATCTTCGGTGAGGAGTGGGTGGGGCTGCGCTATGTGCAGATGTTCCTCAGCGACCCCACCTTCTGGCAGGTGTTCCGCAACACCCTGTGGATCGGCGGGCTCACGCTGCTGTTCTGCTTCCCGGTCCCGATCGTGCTGGCGCTGCTGCTCAACGAGGTGCGCCGACGCTCCCTGAAGCGGTTCGTGCAGTCGGTCTCGTACCTTCCGCACTTCCTGTCGATCGTGATCGTCGCGGGCATCACCATGCAGATGCTGGCCAGTGACGGCCCGGTCAACCACATGCTCGGCTGGTTCGGCCACGAACCGATCCGCTTCATCCAGGAACCCGAGTGGTTCCGCACCATCTACGTCGGCTCGGAGATCTGGCAGACCGCCGGCTGGGGCACGATCCTCTACCTCGCCGCGCTCACCACGATCGACGAGGACCTGTACGAGGCCGCGCGCATCGACGGCGCCAACCGCTGGCAGCAGATCTGGCACGTCACCCTGCCCGGCATCCGGCCCACCATGGTCACGCTGCTGATCCTCAACATCGGCGCGTTCATGGCGGTCGGCTTCGAGAAGGTCCTGCTGCTGTACAACCCGCTGACGTATCAGACCGCCGACGTGATCTCGACGTACGTCTACCGGTCCGGTGTGGAGTCCAACAGCTTCAGCTACGCCGCCGCCATCGGCCTCTTCGAGGCGATCATCGGCCTGATCCTCATCACGTCCGCCAACCAGCTCTCGCGCCGCACAGTGGGGACCAGCCTGTGGTGAAGCCGAGTCGTTCCTACCGGGTCTTCCAGGGCGTCAACGGGGTGGTCCTCACCCTCGTCGTGCTGGTGACCCTGTACCCCTTCGTCAACATCCTCGCGCGGTCCTTCAGCGGGGAGCGGCAGATCCGGGCCGGTGAGGTGACCCTGCTGCCCAAGGGGTTCAACCTCACCACGTACGAGATCGTGTTCCAGGACGCGATGTTCTGGCGGAACTACGGCAACACCGTGCTGTACACGGTCGTGGCGACGGCTGTCGCCATGGTGCTGACGACCTGTTACGCCTACGTGCTGTCGAAGAAGCACCTCAAGGGCCGTGGCCTACTCGTCGGGATCGCCGTGTTCACCATGTTCTTCACCGGTGGCCTGATCCCCAACTACATCCTGGTCACCAGCCTCGGCCTGAAGAACAGCGTCTGGGCGATCGCCCTGCCCAACGCGATCAGCGTCTTCAACCTCCTGGTCATGAAGGCCTT
This region of Streptomyces caelestis genomic DNA includes:
- a CDS encoding MmpS family transport accessory protein produces the protein MNRAIRATAVAVAVAGLALGLSSCSEAVDQVDKAVDETYEVTYEVTGKNIDSIEFHGGGGKAMEPKVESVSKPELPWKKTVTLRGIMPAAVMPVAADPEGAQVTCKIIHKGKVIEEQSADGLVTAGGCTAESPVGK
- a CDS encoding acetylxylan esterase, whose translation is MPAFDLPLTELERHRPDVGEPADFDAFWLRTLKEAGQTDPLVSVRPVETGLRLARTWDVTFRGFAGDPVRAWFSRPADIGEPLPAVVEFAGYGRGRGLPHERLTWVSAGYAHLLMDNRGQGDEYGCGGDTPDPHATAPGGPGPAVRGLLAPEDYHYRRLITDAVRAVTAVRELPGVDPARTVAVGNSQGGGLALAVAGLVPDLAALLVTAPLLCGIRRALDLTDAGPYGEIASYLSVRRGAEHDAYRTLSYVEGISFARRALAPAHFGVGLRDTVCPPSGAYAAFNRYAELTGTEPRKEIHAYPFNGHEGGDAVQVRRQLAWAREVLGDEG
- a CDS encoding ABC transporter permease, producing MSTSTTSAPPGTEDPPEARAAPRRGKPDPAWTGWRRALRRDWQLYSLAILPLLFFLVFRYLPMIGNVIAFRRFEPGGSIFGEEWVGLRYVQMFLSDPTFWQVFRNTLWIGGLTLLFCFPVPIVLALLLNEVRRRSLKRFVQSVSYLPHFLSIVIVAGITMQMLASDGPVNHMLGWFGHEPIRFIQEPEWFRTIYVGSEIWQTAGWGTILYLAALTTIDEDLYEAARIDGANRWQQIWHVTLPGIRPTMVTLLILNIGAFMAVGFEKVLLLYNPLTYQTADVISTYVYRSGVESNSFSYAAAIGLFEAIIGLILITSANQLSRRTVGTSLW
- a CDS encoding carbohydrate ABC transporter permease — its product is MVKPSRSYRVFQGVNGVVLTLVVLVTLYPFVNILARSFSGERQIRAGEVTLLPKGFNLTTYEIVFQDAMFWRNYGNTVLYTVVATAVAMVLTTCYAYVLSKKHLKGRGLLVGIAVFTMFFTGGLIPNYILVTSLGLKNSVWAIALPNAISVFNLLVMKAFFENLPTELEEAAQIDGLSTYGILLRIVLPLSKAVVATMVLFYSVSFWNSWFSAFLYMDRTDLMPVTVYLRNLIQGATGGGNAGAGTEQLSQVGANIQSVTIVLTALPILCVYPFVQRYFVSGVMLGAVKG